A genome region from Camelina sativa cultivar DH55 chromosome 10, Cs, whole genome shotgun sequence includes the following:
- the LOC104717074 gene encoding aspartate--tRNA ligase 2, cytoplasmic yields the protein MSSSEPQMPPEESGEKISKKAAKKEAAKLEKLRRRQEHEEATQKTASMSLEENDEFSSNYGDVALNELQSTEDPKAGKWREAIEGKKWIDVSDLVEEMAESEVLIRGRVHTNRPVSGKLGFVILRASGSTVQCVVSQSEQNKVGANMVKYLKQLSRESFVDVIGVVVLPKEPLTGTTQQVEIQVRKVYCVNKALAKLPLSVEDAARSEADIEKSLQSGTPAARVNQDTRLNHRVLDIRTPANQAIFRIQCQTENAFREKLLEKSFVGIHTPKLMAGSSEGGSAVFRLEYKGQPACLAQSPQLHKQMAICGDLRRVFEIGPVFRAEDSFTHRHLCEFVGLDVEMEIQKHYSEIMNLVDELFVFIFTSLNEKCKKELEAVAKQYPFEPLKFLPKTLRLTFEEGVQMLKEAGVEIDPLGDLNTESERKLGQLVLEKYNTEFYILHRYPKAVRPFYTMTCADNPLYSNSFDVFIRGEEIISGAQRVHIPEVLEQRAGEYGIDVKTISTYIDSFRYGAPPHGGFGVGLERVVMLFCALNNIRKTSLFPRDPQRLVP from the exons ATGTCGTCATCGGAGCCTCAAATGCCGCCGGAGGAGTCTGGAGAGAAGATCAGCAAGAAAGCAGCGAAGAAGGAAGCCGCGAAGCTAGAGAAGTTACGCCGCCGGCAGGAACACGAAGAAGCTACTCAGAAAACGGCTTCGATGTCTCTCGAAGAGAATGACGAGTTTTCCAGTAACTACGGTGACGTGGCTCTCAACGAGTTGCAATCGACGGAGGATCCGAAAGCCGGGAAATGGAGAGAGGCTATTGAAGGAAAAAAGTGGATCGATGTGAGCGATTTGGTTGAAGAGATGGCGGAATCGGAGGTTCTTATCAGAGGCCGAGTTCACACGAATCGTCCAGTGTCTGGCAAACTGGGGTTTGTGATCTTGAGGGCGAGTGGATCAACTGTTCAGTGCGTGGTTAGCCAATCGGAGCAGAACAAAGTGGGCGCCAACATGGTTAAATACCTCAAGCAGCTGAGTCGCGAATCCTTTGTCGATGTCATCGGCGTCGTCGTTCTCCCCAAGGAGCCATTGACGGGAACTACGCAGCAG GTTGAAATTCAAGTGAGAAAAGTGTACTGTGTCAACAAAGCCTTGGCAAAATTACCACTCAGTGTGGAGGATGCTGCCCGAAGTGAAGCGGATATAGAAAAATCTCTTCAG AGTGGAACGCCAGCTGCTCGTGTCAATCAGGATACTCGTTTGAATCATAGGGTACTTGACATCAGAACACCGGCTAATCAAGCCATCTTCCGCATTCAGTGCCAAACTGAAAAT GCTTTCAGAGAAAAATTACTAGAAAAGTCTTTTGTTGGAATCCACACACCGAAACTGATGGCTGGTAGCAGCGAAGGAGGTTCTGCCGTGTTTAGGTTGGAATACAAAGGGCAGCCTGCTTGTCTCGCTCAGTCTCCTCAACTTCACAAGCAAATGGCAATATGTGGTGACTTGCGACGTGTCTTTGAGATAGGTCCTGTTTTCAGAGCAGAAGACTCGTTCACCCATAGACATCTGTGTGAATTTGTGGGTCTTGATGTGGAGATGGAGATTCAAAAACACTATTCCGAG ATAATGAACCTTGTGGACGAattatttgtgtttatattCACTAGTTTGAATGAGAAGTGTAAAAAGGAACTGGAAGCTGTTGCAAAGCAATACCCATTTGAACCTTTGAAG TTTCTACCAAAGACATTGAGGCTAACGTTTGAAGAAGGGGTTCAAATGCTGAAG GAAGCTGGTGTGGAGATTGATCCTCTTGGCGATCTAAACACTGAATCTGAGAGAAAACTTGGCCAACTTGTTTTGGAAAA GTACAACACTGAGTTCTATATTCTGCATCGGTATCCTAAGGCAGTTAGGCCGTTCTACACCATGACTTGTGCCGATAATCCTCTTTACAGCAACTCTTTTGATGTCTTCATCAGAG GTGAGGAGATCATATCAGGAGCTCAACGTGTCCATATCCCAGAAGTCTTGGAGCAACGTGCAGGGGAATACGGCATTGATGTCAAGACAATATCCACGTACATCGATTCATTCAG GTATGGTGCACCTCCACACGGTGGGTTCGGAGTGGGGCTGGAGCGAGTGGTGATGCTCTTTTGTGCACTGAACAACATCCGGAAAACATCGCTCTTCCCTCGTGACCCTCAAAGGCTTGTACCCTAA
- the LOC104717075 gene encoding serine/threonine-protein kinase HT1-like, which yields MLENPKFDMHAVGNHNNDNNYYAFTQDFYQKLGEEGTNMSVDSMQTSNAGGSVSMSVDNSSVGSSDALIGHPGLKPMRRPYSPSVGQSVFRPGRVTHALNDDALAQALMDTTYPTEGLPNYEEWTIDLRKLHMGPAFAQGAFGKLYRGTYNGEDVAIKLLERPEHSPEKAQALEQQFQQEVSMLAFLKHPNIVRFIGACIKPMVWCIVTEYAKGGSVRQFLTKRQNRAVPLKLAVMQALDVARGMAYVHERNFIHRDLKSDNLLISADRSIKIADFGVARIEVQTEGMTPETGTYRWMAPEMIQHRPYTQKVDVYSFGIVLWELITGLLPFQNMTAVQAAFAVVNRGVRPTVPTDCLPVLGEIMTRCWDADPEVRPCFAEIVNLLEAAETEIMTTVRKARFRCCMTQPMTVD from the exons ATGCTTGAGAATCCAAAGTTCGATATGCACGCCGTTGGCAATCACAACAACGATAACAACTACTATGCCTTCACCCAAGACTTTTATCAAAAGCTCGGGGAAGAAGGTACAAACATGTCCGTTGACAGTATGCAGACAAGTAATGCTGGTGGCTCTGTGTCTATGTCTGTGGATAACAGTAGCGTTGGTTCTAGTGATGCTCTTATTGGCCATCCTGGTTTGAAGCCTATGCGCCGTCCCTACTCTCCCTCTGTTGGGCAAAGCGTTTTTCGCCCAGGACGAGTTACTCATGCACTTAATGATGATGCCTTAGCACAAGCCTTGATGGATACTACATATCCAACCGAGGGGCTGCCAAACTATGAGGAGTGGACTATAGATCTGAGGAAACTTCACATGGGTCCTGCTTTTGCTCAAGGGGCTTTTGGAAAGTTATACAGAGGGACTTACAATGGAGAGGACGTAGCCATTAAGCTACTCGAGAGGCCAGAACATAGCCCGGAAAAGGCACAAGCCCTTGAACAGCAGTTTCAGCAGGAGGTTTCTATGCTTGCCTTTTTGAAGCATCCCAACATCGTTAGGTTTATCGGAGCCTGTATTAAACCAATGGTGTGGTGCATCGTGACTGAATATGCAAAAGGAGGTTCGGTCAGACAGTTTTTGACTAAGAGACAAAACCGAGCTGTACCTTTGAAGTTGGCTGTTATGCAGGCATTGGATGTTGCCAGGGGTATGGCGTACGTCCATGAGCGCAACTTTATACACCGGGATCTAAAGTCAGATAACCTCCTCATATCAGCTGATCGGTCCATCAAGATTGCTGATTTTGGCGTTGCAAGAATTGAAGTTCAAACCGAAGGGATGACTCCAGAGACTGGAACTTACAGATGGATGGCCCC AGAGATGATCCAGCATAGACCCTACACCCAAAAAGTGGACGTGTATAGTTTTGGAATCGTGCTGTGGGAGTTGATAACAGGTCTGTTACCGTTCCAGAACATGACGGCGGTTCAAGCTGCATTTGCGGTGGTGAACCGAGGAGTTCGCCCCACGGTCCCAACAGATTGTCTCCCTGTGCTTGGCGAGATTATGACACGTTGCTGGGATGCAGACCCTGAAGTCCGTCCTTGTTTTGCAGAGATTGTCAATCTCCTTGAGGCGGCTGAAACCGAGATAATGACGACTGTGAGAAAAGCCCGTTTCAGATGTTGCATGACGCAACCAATGACAGTCGACTAA
- the LOC104720041 gene encoding DDB1- and CUL4-associated factor homolog 1-like — MDGQEHAEVPIPMVEDEQSALAAEAITELANYTEEADPGEGGGQQEGGEQSVDDELIVEATNLMEKITSVANNPNPKYLHKLSHLLESQESQFLSISFLEETGQYLSARNSHNSGKLCNLIRENDEFFELISSTFLSENTYSTAVKAASARLLMNCSLTWMYPHVFDDAVTNNFKNWVMEEAVKFPGEDSGRKEPSDSEMLKTYSTGLLALSLVSRGQLVEDVLTSGLSAKLMHYLRVRVIGEPSTSRRDALHTTETKHVSLKTKEEGRSRVRKVVDTVEGDHVLEMDSGREMGQSDVRSDGEFETDGRERFNVSGVVDCKMKPVDDNSGRDDPSRHRLNRSKSRGRGRVNEGATDTEVFLASPRSGRLVVRDKDLSKSSDSRNAEDVTICLGKMTSGMMEIEREEGDECFQGCIIGTKNITDLVKRAVGAAETEARAAHAPDEAAKAAGDAAAELVKTAALEEFKSTGSEEAAVSAATRAAITVIDAAEVSRNPTSVTSDQTTEIADVSEVSVPDIESLAKLQERYCIQCLEILGEYVEVLGPVLHEKGVDVCIMLLERTSQFDDSSTVSPLLPDVMKLICALAAHRKFAAMFVDRGGIQKLLAVPRVSETFYGLSSCLYTIGSLQGIMERVCALPSDLVHQVVKLAIELLDCSQDQARKNSALFFAAAFVFRAILDAFDAHDSLQKLLAILRNAASVRTGANSDRSAPEVMTSSEKQMAFHTCFALRQYFRAHLLLLVDSIRPSRSSRGGGRNVPNIRAAYKPLDISNEAVDAIFLQLQKDRKLGPTFVRTQWPAVNNFLASSGHVTMLELCQTPPVDRYLHDLLQYAFGVLHIVTSIPDGRKAIAHATLSNNRAGIAVILDATNISNSIVDPEIIQPALNVLINLVCPPPSLSNKPPLAQNHQPVPGEATARDGSLGTLSTGNAPQTPVPPASSGLVGDRRIFLGAGTGSAGLAAKLEQVYRQAREAVRGNDGIKILLKLLQPRIYVNPPATPDCLRALACRVLLGLARDDTIAQILTKLEVGKSLSELIRDSGGQSSGTDQGRWQAELAQVALELIGIVTNSGHATTLTASDAATPTLRRIERAAIAAATPITYDSKELLLLIHEHLQASGLGETASALLKEAQLTPLPSLASPSSIAYSSTQEMSTPLAQEQWPSGRANSGFFTSKPKVCAHEEDPNSRCNAALSAKKKHLASSTQEMPTPVGQQQWPSGRANGGFFPSIPKINARDEDPSSRGDTAPSAKKKQLTFSPSFSLQSRKQSFSHDAQPQSTQRINSSSNLDPAGADTSETAAELVFKNDLDADAQFKTPVSFPRKRKLSELRDPEMSVPVKRINLVELGPRSPACPTTASLRRNSSIVDGSGLLTPTSALDANQSGSSRLGQMTPASQLKFPNDPQPSNPERLSLDSLVVQYLKHQHRQCLAPITTLPPVSLLHPHVCPDPKRLLEAPQNITGRLGTRELQSFYSGVHGNRRDRQFVFSRFKSWRSFRDETALFTCIALLGGTNHIAVGSHAGEMKIFEASSGSLLESFQGHQAPVTLVQPYVSGDTQLLLSSSSSDVQLWDASSITGGPRHSFDGCKAAKFSNSGLRFAALSCEASTKDVLLYDVQTCTPCEKLTDTITSSRSNPYSLVHFSPCDTLILWNGVLWDRRVPEVVRRFDQFTDYGGGGFHPSRNEVMDKSYYSLISDIATIPVDRCLLDFATEPTDSFLGLITMEDQEDMFSSARMYEIGRRRPTDDDSDPDDDETEDEDEDDEDDEDDLDRILGLGGDDSDSGDDDISSDDNEDSGSEFDDDGGMLLEGGGGLMGFITDGVDEDDDNGGDDEDDDDGEEDFLSSGEEDYRDNIRSS, encoded by the exons ATGGACGGACAAGAGCATGCCGAAGTCCCTATTCCGATGGTCGAGGATGAACAATCGGCTCTTGCGGCGGAGGCGATTACAGAGTTGGCGAATTATACCGAGGAAGCTGACCCTGGGGAAGGAGGAGGACAACAGGAAGGAGGAGAACAGAGTGTAGATGACGAACTTATAGTGGAGGCGACGAACCTTATGGAAAAGATTACTTCCGTTGCTAATAACCCTAATCCGAAATATCTTCACAAGCTTAGCCATCTCCTCGAATCTCAGGAGTCTCAGTTTTTGTCTATTTC GTTCTTAGAGGAGACTGGACAGTACTTAAGTGCTCGCAATAGTCATAACAGTGGCAAGCTGTGTAATCTCATCCGA gaaaatgaTGAGTTTTTTGAATTGATATCCTCAACTTTTCTATCTGAGAATACTTACTCAACCGCGGTAAAGGCAGCCTCTGCAAGGTTGCTAATGAACTGTTCGCTTACTTGGATG TATCCTCATGTTTTCGACGATGCTGTTACCAACAACTTTAAAAATTGGGTTATGGAAGAGGCAGTCAAGTTTCCTGGTGAAGACTCTGGTAGGAAGGAACCCTCAGATTCTGAAATGTTAAAGACTTACTCTACAGGtcttcttgctctctctctggTGAG TCGTGGGCAATTAGTTGAAGACGTTTTGACATCAGGACTATCTGCTAAGCTTATGCATTATCTTCGAGTACGAGTTATTGGAGAGCCAAGCACAAGCCGTAGAGATGCCCTTCACACAACTGAGACTAAGCACGTgtccttaaaaacaaaagaagaaggtcGAAGTAGGGTGCGTAAGGTTGTGGATACAGTTGAAGGTGACCATGTTCTTGAGATGGATTCTGGCAGAGAGATGGGACAATCTGATGTACGGTCTGATGGCGAATTTGAAACCGATGGCAGAGAGAGATTTAATGTTTCAGGTGTTGTTGATTGTAAAATGAAACCTGTAGATGACAACAGTGGAAGAGATGACCCTTCAAGACACAGACTTAACAGATCAAAATCAAGGGGGAGAGGAAGGGTTAATGAAGGTGCAACTGATACAGAAGTTTTCTTGGCGTCTCCTAGATCAGGTCGTCTAGTTGTCAGAGATAAGGATCTATCAAAATCTTCAGATAGCAGAAATGCAGAAGATGTGACCATATGTCTGGGGAAAATGACGTCTGGTATGatggagatagagagagaggagggtGATGAGTGCTTTCAAGGTTGCATTATAGGAACCAAAAATATAACTGATCTAGTAAAGAGAGCAGTTGGAGCTGCTGAAACCGAAGCTAGAGCTGCCCATGCTCCTGATGAGGCAGCTAAAGCAGCTGGTGATGCTGCAGCAGAGCTTGTTAAAACTGCTGCTTTGGAG gaATTCAAGTCTACTGGCAGTGAAGAAGCTGCTGTGTCTGCTGCTACTCGAGCAGCTATTACAGTCATAGATGCCGCTGAGGTTTCAAG AAATCCTACTTCTGTCACATCTGATCAGACTACAGAAATTGCGGATGTTAGTGAAGTTTCAGTTCCAGATATCGAATCGTTGGCTAAGTTACAAGAAAGATATTGCATCCAGTGCCTTGAGATACTGGGAGAATATGTCGAGGTTCTTGGGCCTGTACTCCATGAAAAAGGTGTTGATGTATGCATTATGCTGCTGGAACGTACATCCCAATTTGATGACAGTTCTACCGTGTCTCCTTTGTTACCTGATGTCATGAAGTTAATTTGCGCTTTGGCTGCTCACCGGAAGTTTGCTGCGATGTTTGTTGACCGGGGTGGCATACAAAAATTGCTTGCTGTTCCAAGGGTCTCTGAGACCTTTTATGGTCTCTCATCTTGCTTATACACCATTGGCTCTCTTCAG GGTATAATGGAGCGTGTTTGTGCACTTCCATCGGATCTCGTACATCAAGTTGTTAAATTAGCTATCGAACTTCTCGACTGTTCCCAGGATCAAGCCAGGAAAAATTCAGCTTTATTCTTTGCTGCTGCATTTGTCTTTAGAGCCATTTTAGATGCATTTGATGCTCATGATAGTTTGCAGAAACTCCTTGCAATTCTTAGAAATGCAGCCTCAGTTAGAACTGGTGCTAATTCTGACCGATCTGCTCCGGAAGTCATGACGTCCTCAGAGAAACAGATGGCTTTTCACACCTGTTTTGCTTTGCGCCAATATTTTAGAGCTCATCTTCTGTTGCTTGTTGATTCAATCCGTCCTAGCAGAAGTAGCCGAGGCGGTGGACGAAATGTTCCTAATATAAGGGCAGCCTATAAGCCCCTTGACATCAGCAATGAAGCTGTTGATGCCATCTTCCTTCAGTTACAGAAGGATAGGAAGTTGGGTCCGACCTTTGTGAGAACTCAGTGGCCTGCTGTCAATAACTTCTTGGCCTCCTCTGGACATGTTACCATGTTAGAACTATGTCAG ACTCCACCAGTAGATCGTTATCTGCATGATCTACTTCAGTATGCTTTTGGTGTTCTTCACATAGTTACATCAATACCTGATGGCCGCAAAGCAATTGCGCATGCCACACTCAGCAACAATCGTGCTGGCATTGCTGTCATTCTGGATGCAACAAATATTTCCAACAGCATAGTAGACCCTGAG ATCATACAGCCTGCACTAAATGTCCTAATCAATCTGGTGTGCCCACCACCATCATTAAGCAATAAGCCACCGCTTGCACAAAATCATCAACCTGTTCCCGGTGAAGCCACTGCCCGTGATGGTTCTCTAGGTACTCTGTCCACTGGTAATGCTCCGCAAACTCCTGTTCCACCAGCGTCTTCAGGTTTGGTTGGGGATCGAAGAATTTTCTTAGGAGCAGGAACTGGTTCTGCTGGCCTTGCTGCCAAGTTGGAGCAGGTTTATCGTCAAGCCCGTGAAGCTGTTCGTGGGAATGATGGtataaaaattcttttaaaacttcTTCAGCCCAGAATATATGTGAATCCCCCTGCTACCCCAGATTGTCTACGAGCACTGGCTTGCAGGGTACTTCTTGGTCTAGCTAGAGATGATACAATTGCACAAATACTGACTAAACTTGAG GTTGGAAAGAGTTTATCAGAACTAATTCGGGATTCAGGTGGTCAGTCAAGTGGCACAGATCAGGGCAGATGGCAAGCTGAACTTGCTCAGGTGGCGCTTGAGCTAATAGGG ATAGTGACAAATTCAGGGCATGCGACTACACTAACAGCCAGTGATGCTGCTACTCCAACACTGAGGCGTATTGAAAGAGCTGCCATTGCAGCAGCAACGCCTATAACTTATGATTCTAAGGAGCTTTTGCTCCTTATCCATGAGCACCTCCAGGCATCAGGTCTTGGTGAAACTGCTTCAGCTCTGTTAAAAGAGGCTCAATTAACTCCTCTACCTTCATTGGCTTCCCCTTCGTCTATTGCATATTCCTCTACGCAGGAGATGTCTACGCCGCTAGCTCAGGAACAATGGCCCTCTGGCCGTGCTAACAGTGGATTTTTCACCAGCAAACCCAAAGTCTGTGCACATGAAGAAGATCCTAATTCTAGATGTAATGCGGCTCTATCTGCCAAGAAGAAACATTTGGCTTCCTCAACACAGGAGATGCCCACACCAGTAGGACAACAACAATGGCCCTCAGGCCGTGCTAACGGTGGATTTTTCCCCAGCATACCCAAGATCAATGCACGTGATGAAGATCCTAGTTCAAGAGGTGACACAGCTCCATctgcaaagaagaagcagttgACTTTCTCCCCTAGCTTTAGTTTGCAGTCACGAAAGCAATCTTTCTCCCATGACGCTCAACCTCAGTCTACACAGAGAATAAATAGTAGTTCGAATTTAGATCCTGCTGGGGCAGACACATCAGAAACTGCTGCGGAATTAGTTTTCAAGAACGACCTTGACGCCGATGCTCAATTTAAGACCCCGGTTTCCTTTCCGAGAAAACGGAAATTGTCTGAGCTTAGAGACCCAGAGATGTCAGTTCCAGTTAAAAGAATCAATTTGGTCGAGTTAGGACCACGATCTCCAGCTTGTCCAACCACGGCTTCCTTACGTAGAAACTCATCCATTGTGGATGGCTCAGGTTTGCTAACACCAACTTCAGCTTTAGATGCCAACCAATCTGGGAGCTCCAGACTGGGCCAGATGACACCTGCTTCTCAGCTAAAATTTCCGAATGATCCCCAGCCTTCCAATCCAGAACGGTTATCACTAGACTCCCTTGTGGTTCAGTATTTGAAGCACCAACACAGGCAGTGCCTGGCTCCAATCACAACTCTTCCCCCTGTGTCTCTCCTACATCCGCATGTCTGTCCTGATCCTAAAAGATTACTGGAAGCTCCACAAAACATCACTGGCCGTCTTGGTACCCGTGAGCTTCAAAGTTTCTACAGTGGAGTCCATGGTAATCGCAGGGATCGTCAATTTGTTTTCAGCAGATTCAAATCTTGGAGATCTTTCCGGGATGAGACTGCTCTCTTTACATGCATTGCACTTCTTGGAG GTACTAATCATATAGCAGTAGGTAGTCATGCTGGGGAAATGAAGATATTTGAAGCTAGCAGCGGTAGCTTGCTTGAGAGTTTTCAAGGTCATCAAGCTCCGGTTACACTTGTTCAGCCATATGTCTCTGGTGATACTCAGTTGTTGCTTTCTTCGAGCTCCAGTGATGTGCAGTTGTGGGACGCGTCTTCTATAACTGGTGGGCCTAGACACTCCTTTGATGGATGCAAGGCTGCGAAATTCAGCAACTCTGGGCTACGTTTTGCAGCGCTTTCTTGTGAAGCATCAACAAAAGATGTTCTTCTATATGACGTACAGACATGCACTCCTTGCGAGAAACTCACGGACACAATCACATCTTCCAGAAGTAATCCTTATTCTCTTGTACACTTTAGCCCTTGCGATACACTGATATTGTGGAACGGTGTTCTCTGGGACCGCCGTGTCCCAGAGGTTGTCCGTCGGTTTGATCAATTTACCGATTATGGCGGCGGTGGTTTTCATCCTTCTAGGAACGAGGTAATGGATAAATCATATTACTCTTTAATC TCAGACATTGCCACTATACCTGTCGACCGATGTCTTCTTGACTTTGCCACAGAACCAACAGATTCGTTCCTGGGGCTGATCACAATGGAAGACCAAGAAGATATGTTTTCCTCGGCCAGGATGTATGAGATTGGTAGACGGAGACCAACAGATGATGACTCCGATCCCGATGATGATGAAAcggaggatgaagatgaagatgatgaagacgacgaagatgacCTGGACCGAATTCTGGGACTAGGTGGAGATGATAGCGATAGTGGAGATGATGATATTAGTAGCGACGACAATGAAGATAGTGGGAGcgagtttgatgatgatggaggGATGCTCCTTGAAGGTGGTGGTGGTCTAATGGGGTTTATAACTGATGGtgtggatgaagatgatgataatggtggggatgatgaagatgatgacgatgGTGAGGAGGATTTCTTGAGCAGTGGCGAAGAGGATTATAGAGATAACATTCGTTCTTCTTAA
- the LOC104717078 gene encoding glucan endo-1,3-beta-glucosidase 5-like, whose translation MLSKGVFAVFFVITLLYGSLLIEVEGIGVNWGSQARHPLPPATVVRLLRENGIQKVKLFEADSAILKALSRTGIQVMVGIPNDLLAPIAGSVAAAERWVSQNVSAHVSSNGVDIRYVAVGNEPFLKAFNGTFESITLPALQNIQSAIIKAGLATQVKVTVPLNADVYQSASNLPSDGDFRPEIRDLMLNIVKFLSDNQAPFTINIYPFISLYNDPNFPVEFAFFDGTGAPINDNGRIYDNVLDANYDTLVWSLQKNGFGNLTIIVGEVGWPTDGDKNANMLYARRYNQGFMNRQKANKGTPMRPGAMDAYLFSLIDEDAKSIQPGNFERHWGIFYIDGHPKYQLSLGTGNGLIPAKDVHYLAKKWCILAPTANLQDPQLGPSVSYACDHADCTSLGYGSSCGSLNLAQNVSYAFNSYYQVSNQLDSACKFPGLSIITNRDPSVGSCKFKIMIKSDDSSEASTIMPLTRPRAVLLLFLMCLYIVL comes from the exons ATGTTGTCCAAAGGTGTTTTTGCTGTCTTTTTCGTAATCACTCTGTTGTACGGAAGCTTGTTAATTGAAGTTGAAGGGATTGGTGTGAACTGGGGCTCACAGGCGAGGCATCCGCTACCTCCAGCTACGGTTGTGAGACTTCTCCGTGAAAACGGTATCCAAAAGGTGAAACTTTTCGAGGCCGACTCCGCGATTCTCAAAGCTTTAAGTCGGACAGGGATTCAGGTTATGGTCGGAATCCCTAACGACTTGCTTGCTCCTATAGCCGGAAGCGTTGCAGCCGCCGAGAGGTGGGTCTCTCAGAATGTCTCTGCTCATGTCTCCTCCAATGGCGTCGATATCAG GTATGTGGCAGTTGGGAATGAGCCATTCCTAAAGGCATTCAACGGAACATTTGAGAGCATAACTCTTCCTGCTCTTCAGAATATACAATCAGCTATCATCAAAGCCGGTTTAGCTACTCAGGTCAAAGTCACTGTACCGCTTAACGCGGATGTGTACCAAAGTGCGTCTAATCTCCCTTCTGATGGAGACTTCAGGCCTGAAATCCGCGATCTCATGTTAAACATTGTGAAGTTTCTGAGTGATAACCAAGCACCGTTTACCATCAACATTTACCCTTTCATCAGTCTCTACAACGATCCCAATTTCCCTGTGGAGTTTGCTTTCTTTGATGGAACAGGTGCTCCTATAAACGACAATGGAAGAATCTACGACAATGTTCTTGATGCAAACTACGATACACTTGTGTGGTCGTTGCAGAAGAATGGGTTTGGGAACTTGACTATTATAGTTGGGGAAGTTGGGTGGCCAACAGATGGAGATAAGAACGCAAACATGCTCTATGCGAGGAGGTACAATCAAGGTTTTATGAACCGTCAAAAGGCTAATAAAGGAACACCTATGAGACCTGGTGCAATGGATGCTTACTTGTTTAGTCTTATTGATGAAGATGCCAAAAGCATTCAGCCTGGAAACTTTGAAAGACACTGGGGAATTTTTTACATTGATGGACACCCTAAGTATCAGCTCAGTCTTGGTACCGGTAACGGGCTTATCCCGGCAAAAGATGTGCACTATTTGGCAAAGAAGTGGTGTATTCTTGCGCCAACTGCTAATCTTCAAGATCCTCAATTGGGACCAAGCGTGAGCTACGCTTGTGATCATGCGGACTGCACTAGTCTTGGATATGGCTCTTCTTGTGGTAGCTTGAACTTAGCACAGAATGTTTCGTATGCGTTCAATAGCTATTACCAGGTAAGTAATCAGCTCGACAGTGCGTGTAAGTTCCCCGGTCTCTCTATAATCACTAACAGGGATCCTTCTGTTGGGAGTTGCAAGTTCAAGATAATGATCAAGTCAGATGATTCTAGTGAAGCAAGTACCATTATGCCTTTGACACGACCAAGGGCAGTGTTGCTACTCTTCTTGATGTGTCTGTATATTGTTCTGTGA